The DNA sequence CCGTCGCCAGCGAGGAGTTCACTTACCCGATCCTGCTCGGCTTCAAGTGGAACCCGACCTTCGCGGGGATCAGCTCGGCTCCCATCGCGCCCGGGCAGATCATCGACGGCATCGTGATCTCGGTCGTGGCTCGGCTGCTCGGCACGAGCCTCGTCTACTACCTGTTCATGCTGCTGTTCGGCGCCGTCCCCGGCCCGTGGGGGTGGGTTGCCGTCTTCATCGCCTCCCTCGGCGGCCTCGCCTTCGGAGCGCCCGTCATGGCCTGCGTCGCCACCATCGAGCAGGACACCGGCCAGATCGCGATGCTCATGCGATTCGTGATGCTGCCGATGACGCTGTTCTCAGGCACGTTCTTCCCGCTGTCCTCGATGCCGGTGTACCTGCAGTGGATCGGCTGGATCTCGCCTCTGTGGCATGCGACCGAGCTCTCCCGCGTCGTCGCGTACGGCATGGTCGAGCCGGTGTGGCTCTCCGTGGTGCACGTCGTGTACCTCGTCGCCCTGTTCGTCGTCTTCTGGCTGTGGACCCGCCGGATCGCCACAAGGAGGCTCGGCCGATGACCGCGACCGACGAGCGCCTCCTCGCGGCCATCGACCAGCCGCGGCCGCTGCGTGCGCTCTACGCGGGCAATGCCCGTTCTGTCATGGCGCGCGGCTGGTCGGCCACTCGCAGCACCAACTGGCTCGTGATCGTGTCGGGCTTCTTCGAGCCGATCTTCTACCTGCTGTCGCTCGGTATCGGCTTCGGTCGCCTGGTCGGCGAGGTGACGACCTCGACGGGTGAGCAGGTGCCCTACGCCGCATTCATCGCGCCGGCCCTGCTGGCCACGGCCGCGATGAACGGCGCCGTCTACGACTCGACCTGGAACGTCTTCTTCAAGATGCACTTCGCCAAGCTCTACGAGGGGATGCTGGCCACCTCGCTCGGGCCGCTCGACGTCGCGCTCGGCGAGATCCTGCTGGCGCTCGCTCGCGGCGCGCTCTATGCGCTCGGCTTCATGGTGGTGATGCAGGCGCTGGGGCTCAACCTCTCCTGGTGGGCCCTCC is a window from the Leifsonia sp. AG29 genome containing:
- a CDS encoding ABC transporter permease, producing MTAPATTSDARAALDAAVRPRRFGAWYVAEHRFRVMRSYLQTLLVTGFGNPLVYLFAMGVGLGSLVAAGTGPHAIDGVSYLTFVAPALLCTAAVTVASEEFTYPILLGFKWNPTFAGISSAPIAPGQIIDGIVISVVARLLGTSLVYYLFMLLFGAVPGPWGWVAVFIASLGGLAFGAPVMACVATIEQDTGQIAMLMRFVMLPMTLFSGTFFPLSSMPVYLQWIGWISPLWHATELSRVVAYGMVEPVWLSVVHVVYLVALFVVFWLWTRRIATRRLGR
- a CDS encoding ABC transporter permease, translating into MTATDERLLAAIDQPRPLRALYAGNARSVMARGWSATRSTNWLVIVSGFFEPIFYLLSLGIGFGRLVGEVTTSTGEQVPYAAFIAPALLATAAMNGAVYDSTWNVFFKMHFAKLYEGMLATSLGPLDVALGEILLALARGALYALGFMVVMQALGLNLSWWALLALPAVLLIAFGFASFGMGITSYMKTFQQMDWINFILLPMFLLSATFYPITVYPDWIQGIIKALPLWHGVELVRGLTTGAVDPGMLWHVLYFAVMITLGLILTTRRLRALFLD